GTGCCCAACCACATCCTGTCCACCACCGACGTGCCCGCCGAATTCGCGGGCCGCGGCGTGCGGGTCAAGCCGCTGAAGATGGTCAAGGTCGAATGCATCGCGCGCGGCTACCTGACCGGCGGCGGACTGACCGAATACCAGCGCTCCGGCACCGTGTCGGGCATCGCGCTGCCGCCCGGTCTGCGCGACGGCGACAAGCTGCCCGAACCGATCTTCACCCCGACCACCAAGGCCGACGAGGGCCACGACGAGCCGATCAGCTTCGACGACGTGGTGAACCAGGAGGGTAGGGAGGTCGCGGAGAAGCTGCGCGACCTGACCCTCGAGATCTACTCGCGCGGCGCGGACCACGCGGCCGCGCACGGCGTGATCATCGCCGACACGAAGATCGAACTCGGTTGGGACGGTGACGTTCTCACCGTCGGCGACGAGGTGCTGACCTCCGACTCCTCGCGCTTCTGGCCCGCCGACGACTACGAGCCCGGCCGCCCCCAGAAGTCGTTCGACAAGCAGTTCGTGCGCGACTGGTCCACCTCGACCGGATGGAACAAGGAGTACCCGGGGCCCGAGATTCCGGCCGAGGTTATCGAAGTGACCCGGCAGAAGTACGTCGCCGCTTACGAGATGATCACCGGCAACGCCTGGAACGGCGTCCAGGGCTGAACTGGCTCGGCACGCTCAGGCTGAAACAGGCTCGGCGGCAAGGAAATCCGTGACGAAGCCGTCGGCTCGGCGTTCCAGGTCGGCGTACTGGGCCGCGCGCTCCGCCCCGACGGTCGCCGCCTCGATGCGCAGTGTGCCGTCGGCGTCGAGGCGCTGGCGGCGCTCCTCCGCGTCGGGTAGCAGGCCGACCGCCGAGTGCGAGAAGCCGCAGTAGTAGGCGATTCCCATGTTCAGCTGGCCCTCGAGGGTTTGCTGCATGAACGGGATGAGCGGG
This sequence is a window from Nocardia yunnanensis. Protein-coding genes within it:
- a CDS encoding phosphoribosylaminoimidazolesuccinocarboxamide synthase; this translates as MKHIHAGKVRDLYEDGDSLILVASDRVSVYDVVLPTPIPDKGALLTQLSNWWFGFFADVPNHILSTTDVPAEFAGRGVRVKPLKMVKVECIARGYLTGGGLTEYQRSGTVSGIALPPGLRDGDKLPEPIFTPTTKADEGHDEPISFDDVVNQEGREVAEKLRDLTLEIYSRGADHAAAHGVIIADTKIELGWDGDVLTVGDEVLTSDSSRFWPADDYEPGRPQKSFDKQFVRDWSTSTGWNKEYPGPEIPAEVIEVTRQKYVAAYEMITGNAWNGVQG